CGTGATGGCACGGCGGCATGGCACCGCGTGATCGCGCGCCGCTATGCTGACGGGGATCCCTGCCCCGCGGTGCTTGTCCCGGGGCCCGTGCGACGCGACCTGAGGGGGGCTCATGGGCGATCGCCTCACCGCAGACGTGCTGCGCGCCGATTCTCTGCTCGCCGATTCTCTGCTCGCCGCACCTCCGTTCGCCGGCACCGCCCCGTTCGAGGGCGACGGTTTCTGGGATCCCGTCCCCGCGAGCTGGCCCCTCATGGCGATCCTGCTGGCCGTGTGCCTGCTGCTGACCATCGCGTTCGTGGTGTGGCTCGTGCTCCAGCCCGAGGAGCCCGACGTGGACACCACCCCGCTGGTCGACAAGGCCACCCGGCACGACCGCGAGGACGCCGCTCTGGTGCGCCGCCGCATGGACGCGGATGCGGGCCGGGCCGATCTCTCGGACCCGCAGCTGCGCTGACCGCCCCGCCGGTCCTCCCGCACCTCTGCCCCGCACCCCGTCTGTTCACCTCACGGTGGCCGGACGCTCACCCCGCCCACGCACCCCGTCCAGCCGCACTCCCTACGGTGCGGGGACCGAAGCCGTGTCCGAGGAGGGGGTGCCATGAGACCGGGTCGCACGCTGCTGCTCGCCGTCGACGGGCTGGACGAGCACGACGCCCGCACGTTCCTGCACGAGGACGGCGCCCGGTCCCATCCGCTGCTCTCCCGCGCTGCGATCGACGGTGCCATTCCCCTGCGGATCGGCTCGGGCGGTCCCTCCGAGCCGGCGCCGGCACTGGCGAGCCTGGTCACCGGCGCGTCCGTCGCCCACACCGGCGTCGCCACCGAGGCACCGTTCGTGCCCGAGCGTCCCGAGAGCCGCTCCACCTGGTACGCCCGCTCGATCACGACCTCGACCCTGTTCGACGAGGTCCGCGACGCCGGCGGCGTCACCGCCGCGCTGCAGTGGCCGGCCACCGCCGGGGCGGACATCGCGCTGTGCCTGCCGCTGGTCGAGGACCTGCGCCACTACCGCAACCGCTGGGACATGGCCGAGCGCACCAGCTCCCCGCGCATGGTCGCCGAACATCTGGCGCCGCGCCGCGACCTGGGGGTGCAGCTCAGCCAGGTCCCGCCGGACGACCTGGTCGCCGAGGTGGCGTGCGAGGCCCTGACCCGGGGCCGGGTCGATCTGCTGGCCGTGCGGCTGACGGGCCTGGGCCTGGTGCGCCGCACCGCAGGACTCGGCACCACCGCTGCGGAGCATGCACTGTTCGACGTCGCCGAGGCGATGCAGCAGATCCTCACCGCCTTCGCCCCGACGGACCGCGACCGGGTGGTGCTGGTCCCGGGGCGTCCGCTCGTGCCCGCCGCGCTGCTCGTGCACCCCAACGCCACCCTCGCCGCCGCGGGTCTCGTGCACACCGAGGGCACGAGGACCACTGATTTCCGGGCCCTCGTGTGGCCGGACGGTCCCCGAGGGGTGGCGCACGTGGGCCGCACGGAGCCGGAGTCGCTGCGCCAGGAAGTCCTCGGCGCCCTCGCCGAGATCGCGGCGCACACCCGGCTGCGCCTGCGCCCGGTGGACGACGGGGTCGGGGCCACCGACGCGACCGACGTGATCGCGGTGCTCGAGGGCACCCCGGGCACGGTGTTCGGGCTGTCGGCGACGCATCGCCCGCTGGTGGACGGCGAGGATCCGTACTACGCGGGTCCGCGCGCGGTGAGCGATCCGTCGGCGCCCTCGACCGCGCTCGCCCGGGGGCCGGGCCTGCCGGACGTGCCGATGGAGGGGTCCTGGGCGGATCTCGGCGTCACCCTCGCCGGAGCGCTCGGAGTGCACCTGCCGGGCGC
This genomic interval from Brachybacterium aquaticum contains the following:
- a CDS encoding phosphodiesterase, giving the protein MRPGRTLLLAVDGLDEHDARTFLHEDGARSHPLLSRAAIDGAIPLRIGSGGPSEPAPALASLVTGASVAHTGVATEAPFVPERPESRSTWYARSITTSTLFDEVRDAGGVTAALQWPATAGADIALCLPLVEDLRHYRNRWDMAERTSSPRMVAEHLAPRRDLGVQLSQVPPDDLVAEVACEALTRGRVDLLAVRLTGLGLVRRTAGLGTTAAEHALFDVAEAMQQILTAFAPTDRDRVVLVPGRPLVPAALLVHPNATLAAAGLVHTEGTRTTDFRALVWPDGPRGVAHVGRTEPESLRQEVLGALAEIAAHTRLRLRPVDDGVGATDATDVIAVLEGTPGTVFGLSATHRPLVDGEDPYYAGPRAVSDPSAPSTALARGPGLPDVPMEGSWADLGVTLAGALGVHLPGATAAGMCPASAPLV